In Stutzerimonas stutzeri, a genomic segment contains:
- a CDS encoding carbonic anhydrase: MRESTTRTEPTQLPARGESADESFAHLVDGFRRFRTEVYPEQQALFARLAKAQQPRAMFITCADSRIVPELITQSSPGDLFVTRNVGNVVPPYGQMNGGVSSAIEYAVMVLNVQHIIICGHSDCGAMKAVLNPGGLQRMPTVKAWLRHCEVARSLVEENCNCAAGDSLGVLTEENVVAQLDHLRTHPSVASRLAGGQLSIHGWVYCIETSEILAYDASLGRFAPLDGDGPSPVATPAPRYLQA, translated from the coding sequence ATGCGTGAATCCACCACTCGCACCGAACCCACCCAATTACCTGCACGCGGCGAAAGCGCTGACGAGTCGTTCGCTCATCTCGTCGATGGCTTTCGCCGCTTCCGTACCGAGGTCTATCCCGAGCAGCAGGCGCTGTTCGCCCGCCTGGCCAAGGCCCAGCAGCCACGCGCCATGTTCATCACCTGTGCCGACTCGCGCATCGTCCCGGAGCTGATCACTCAGAGCTCGCCGGGCGACCTGTTCGTCACCCGTAACGTCGGTAACGTGGTGCCGCCATACGGCCAGATGAACGGCGGTGTATCGAGCGCCATCGAGTACGCGGTGATGGTGCTGAACGTGCAGCACATCATCATCTGCGGGCACTCCGATTGTGGCGCGATGAAAGCGGTGCTCAACCCTGGCGGCTTGCAGCGGATGCCCACCGTCAAGGCCTGGCTGCGGCACTGCGAGGTGGCGCGCAGTCTGGTGGAGGAGAACTGCAACTGCGCCGCCGGCGATTCCCTGGGGGTGCTCACCGAGGAGAACGTCGTGGCTCAGCTCGACCACTTGCGCACCCATCCGTCGGTAGCGTCCCGCCTTGCCGGTGGCCAGCTGTCGATCCACGGCTGGGTCTACTGCATCGAGACCAGCGAAATTCTTGCCTACGACGCCAGCCTCGGCCGTTTCGCGCCGCTCGATGGCGACGGGCCGTCGCCAGTGGCGACACCCGCCCCGCGCTACCTGCAGGCCTGA
- a CDS encoding SulP family inorganic anion transporter: MNAETIKATLPRDLMASVVVFLVALPLCMGIAIASGMPPAKGVVTGIIGGLVVGWLSGAPLQVSGPAAGLTVLVFELVQQYGAAMLGPILLLAGAIQLLAGRLKLGCWFRVTAPAVVYGMLAGIGILIVLSQLHVMMDAQPEASGLDNLSAFPAALWSALPFAGNGDGLVAASLGLLTIACMGLWDRLRPQQLRLLPGALLGVAAATLVGLWLGLEVRRVEVPDNSWLRPADLLAFADPGLLVAALAVAFIASAETLLSAAAVDRMHQGPRADFDRELSAQGIGNMLCGVLGALPMTGVIVRSSANVQAGARTRLSAMLHAVWLLAAVVLLAALLERIPVASLAGVLVYTGLKLIDLKALRQLGRYGRMAMLIYVVTALSIVAVDLLTGVLVGFALTLAQLAWQASRLKINVVQDGLRVELRMQGAATFLKVPQLARALEAVPQGAWLYVPMEHLRYIDHACMELLEEWHRSHQAKGARLIIEPRALTRRVEGRRRQAAHLAGLAEGN, translated from the coding sequence ATGAATGCAGAAACGATCAAAGCGACCCTGCCGCGCGACCTCATGGCGTCGGTGGTGGTTTTCCTGGTGGCGTTGCCCCTGTGCATGGGCATCGCCATCGCGTCGGGCATGCCGCCTGCCAAGGGCGTAGTCACCGGAATTATCGGTGGGCTGGTGGTGGGCTGGCTTTCTGGCGCGCCGCTGCAGGTCAGCGGTCCGGCCGCCGGTCTCACGGTGCTGGTGTTCGAACTGGTGCAGCAGTACGGCGCCGCCATGCTCGGTCCGATCCTGCTGCTGGCCGGGGCGATTCAATTGCTCGCGGGGCGTCTGAAACTGGGCTGCTGGTTCCGGGTCACCGCGCCGGCAGTGGTCTACGGGATGCTGGCGGGCATCGGCATTCTGATCGTGCTGTCGCAGCTGCACGTGATGATGGATGCGCAGCCGGAAGCCTCGGGGCTGGACAACCTCAGCGCCTTTCCGGCCGCGCTGTGGTCGGCTCTGCCGTTTGCCGGCAACGGTGACGGCCTGGTTGCCGCATCTCTCGGATTGCTGACCATCGCCTGCATGGGGTTGTGGGACCGGCTCCGGCCGCAACAGCTGCGCTTGCTGCCTGGCGCGTTGCTGGGTGTCGCGGCGGCGACGCTGGTGGGCTTGTGGCTGGGGCTCGAGGTGCGCCGCGTCGAAGTGCCGGACAACAGCTGGCTGCGCCCGGCCGATCTGCTGGCCTTCGCCGATCCCGGTCTGCTGGTCGCCGCCTTGGCCGTCGCCTTTATCGCCAGCGCCGAAACCTTGCTATCGGCCGCCGCGGTCGATCGCATGCACCAGGGGCCGCGGGCCGATTTCGACCGCGAGCTGTCAGCCCAAGGCATAGGCAACATGCTCTGCGGTGTGCTCGGTGCGCTGCCGATGACCGGGGTGATCGTGCGCAGCTCGGCCAACGTCCAGGCCGGCGCCCGCACGCGGCTGTCGGCCATGCTGCATGCCGTCTGGCTGCTGGCGGCGGTGGTCCTGCTCGCGGCCTTGCTGGAGCGCATCCCCGTGGCGAGTCTGGCCGGCGTGCTGGTCTACACCGGGCTCAAACTGATCGACCTCAAGGCGCTGCGCCAACTGGGTCGCTACGGCCGTATGGCCATGCTGATCTATGTCGTCACCGCGCTGTCCATCGTCGCGGTCGACCTGCTGACCGGCGTGCTGGTGGGCTTCGCCCTGACTTTGGCGCAACTCGCCTGGCAGGCCTCACGGTTGAAGATCAATGTGGTGCAGGACGGGCTACGGGTCGAGTTGCGCATGCAGGGCGCGGCGACATTCCTCAAGGTGCCGCAGCTGGCGCGAGCGCTGGAAGCTGTGCCCCAGGGTGCCTGGCTCTACGTGCCGATGGAGCACCTGCGCTACATCGACCATGCCTGCATGGAACTGCTGGAGGAGTGGCACCGCTCGCACCAGGCCAAGGGCGCCCGATTGATCATCGAGCCACGCGCGCTCACGCGGCGGGTGGAAGGTCGGCGCCGACAGGCGGCACATCTCGCCGGCCTGGCGGAGGGGAACTAA
- a CDS encoding acyltransferase family protein gives MPAHPGTRFTRENNFDFLRFFAATLVLLVHSYPLTGRRPDEPIELLTGYENGGEFAVAIFFVISGYLITSSWINSSSAKSFLIKRALRVFPALILAVLLSAFIIGPLVTDRPLSNYFSSPVTWTYLQNALLITRFELPGVFSQNIYPNVVNGSLWTLPLEVLMYIGVLIMGLVGLLNRRLIFLPIAGLAVGHFWILGMLGIESFFIKNIVKLGLLYYTGAAIFLYRDALPWRGWIAAALVVALALTFHTAAGPYVYVLALPYLVIYLAYAPIPLIARFGKYGDFSYGMYIYAFPFQQLTVYLLGHEIGVFWLTAISLAPTLLLAILSWHLIEAPAMKLKKRFSGAPQAAVVAPKTLV, from the coding sequence ATGCCCGCCCACCCAGGCACACGTTTCACGCGCGAGAATAATTTCGACTTCCTAAGGTTCTTCGCCGCCACGCTGGTCCTGCTCGTTCACAGCTATCCGCTGACCGGTCGCCGTCCTGACGAGCCCATTGAACTGCTGACAGGCTATGAGAACGGCGGTGAGTTCGCCGTCGCGATCTTCTTCGTCATCAGCGGCTATCTGATCACCTCGTCATGGATCAACAGCAGCAGTGCGAAAAGCTTTCTGATCAAGCGCGCGCTACGTGTCTTTCCTGCGCTGATATTGGCGGTTCTGCTGTCAGCGTTCATCATCGGTCCGCTGGTAACCGACCGCCCCTTGAGCAACTATTTCTCGTCCCCCGTTACTTGGACGTACCTGCAGAATGCCTTGCTCATCACGCGCTTCGAGCTGCCAGGCGTGTTTAGCCAGAATATCTATCCGAACGTGGTAAACGGCTCGCTGTGGACGCTGCCGCTCGAGGTCCTGATGTACATCGGCGTGCTGATAATGGGTCTGGTCGGGCTGTTGAATCGTCGGCTGATATTCCTGCCCATTGCCGGTCTCGCAGTAGGTCACTTCTGGATTTTGGGGATGCTCGGCATCGAGTCATTCTTTATCAAGAACATCGTCAAGCTGGGCCTGCTGTATTACACCGGGGCCGCCATTTTCCTCTACCGCGACGCCTTGCCGTGGCGTGGGTGGATCGCCGCGGCATTGGTCGTTGCGCTGGCGCTGACGTTTCATACCGCCGCCGGGCCTTACGTTTATGTGCTCGCATTGCCCTACCTGGTGATCTATTTGGCCTACGCGCCAATTCCTCTGATCGCCCGGTTCGGCAAATACGGCGATTTCTCCTATGGCATGTACATCTATGCCTTCCCGTTCCAGCAACTCACGGTGTACTTATTGGGCCACGAGATCGGCGTGTTCTGGCTGACGGCCATCAGCCTGGCGCCGACCTTGCTACTGGCTATTCTGTCCTGGCATCTGATCGAGGCGCCGGCGATGAAGCTCAAAAAACGTTTCTCGGGCGCACCGCAAGCTGCCGTGGTGGCCCCCAAGACGTTGGTCTGA
- a CDS encoding DUF1835 domain-containing protein, translated as MWHITCGDLAADSVRQLLAEGNEVRILRDDLAVGPLVDIETPPCRMRSAFWEGVWPVGLEPRPDFSGIASDAEWLARLADQPRQITVWHGDSASEQLMLTRVAAALEGSSIPLHEVACGTGDGRVGTRMAVSMHAPDALAALYQPRLLEPARIGELASQWRAAVDENAAIRRWIDGRFVGEDHSRIDSELQAACGDDWMPLARAMAEVMGHCDGFFSTDLFLYWRARELAKHGVIELSDGAEAEYSKVQVRLIST; from the coding sequence ATGTGGCATATCACCTGTGGCGATCTCGCCGCCGACAGCGTCCGCCAGTTGCTGGCCGAAGGAAACGAGGTCCGCATCCTGCGCGACGATTTGGCGGTCGGGCCGCTCGTCGACATCGAAACCCCGCCCTGCCGGATGCGCTCTGCCTTCTGGGAAGGAGTCTGGCCTGTCGGGCTGGAGCCTCGGCCGGATTTCTCCGGGATCGCCAGCGATGCCGAGTGGCTGGCGCGGCTGGCTGATCAGCCGCGGCAGATAACGGTCTGGCATGGCGATAGCGCCTCCGAGCAGTTGATGCTGACGCGGGTGGCGGCGGCCCTTGAAGGCTCATCGATTCCGCTGCACGAGGTCGCCTGTGGCACCGGTGACGGTCGAGTCGGCACGCGCATGGCAGTGTCCATGCATGCGCCGGACGCGCTGGCTGCGCTTTATCAGCCGCGCCTGCTCGAGCCCGCTCGCATCGGCGAGCTCGCCAGCCAATGGCGGGCCGCCGTTGATGAGAACGCAGCGATACGCCGCTGGATCGATGGGCGTTTCGTCGGTGAAGACCATTCGCGGATAGATAGCGAGCTCCAGGCGGCCTGCGGTGACGACTGGATGCCTTTGGCGCGTGCCATGGCGGAGGTCATGGGCCATTGCGACGGTTTCTTCTCCACAGACCTCTTCCTCTACTGGCGCGCCCGCGAGCTGGCGAAACATGGCGTCATCGAGCTCAGCGACGGTGCAGAAGCCGAGTACAGCAAGGTGCAGGTGCGTCTTATCTCAACCTGA
- a CDS encoding HAD family hydrolase, which produces MHHSTILFDLDGTLTDPREGITRSIQHALAKLGIDEPDLSKLEPFIGPPLLQAFMEFYGFDEARAWEAVGHYRERFKTVGLYENLLFDGVLEMLEHLRGQDRTLYVATSKPSVFAREIARHFAFDHHFKMIYGSELDGTRTNKVELIAHLIAEERLDPEHTLMIGDRKHDLIGARSNGLQAAAVGYGFGSHAELMAESPAYYYATLPALRAAFS; this is translated from the coding sequence ATGCATCACTCCACCATTCTTTTCGACCTCGACGGCACCCTCACCGACCCGCGCGAGGGCATTACCCGCTCGATCCAGCATGCGCTGGCCAAGCTCGGTATCGACGAGCCGGATCTGAGCAAGCTCGAACCCTTCATCGGGCCGCCGCTGCTGCAGGCGTTTATGGAGTTCTACGGCTTCGACGAGGCGCGCGCCTGGGAAGCGGTGGGGCATTACCGCGAGCGCTTCAAGACGGTCGGCCTGTATGAAAACCTGCTGTTCGACGGCGTGCTGGAGATGCTCGAACACTTGCGTGGTCAGGATCGAACGCTCTATGTCGCCACCTCGAAGCCCTCGGTATTCGCCCGCGAGATTGCCCGGCACTTCGCCTTCGACCACCATTTCAAGATGATCTATGGCAGTGAACTGGACGGCACACGGACGAACAAGGTCGAGCTGATTGCCCATCTGATCGCTGAAGAAAGGCTCGACCCCGAGCACACGCTGATGATCGGCGACCGCAAGCACGACCTGATCGGCGCGCGCAGCAATGGCCTGCAGGCGGCCGCGGTGGGTTATGGCTTCGGCAGCCACGCCGAGCTGATGGCCGAGTCGCCGGCGTACTACTACGCGACGCTGCCGGCGCTACGCGCGGCGTTCAGCTAG
- a CDS encoding PA0069 family radical SAM protein: MRATSTTPRGRGTAINPDNRFAPTRSEAYDDGWEQDVPPSRATEVRSETAKSVITRNQSPDVGFDRSVNPYRGCEHGCIYCFARPSHAYWDLSPGIDFETRLIAKTNLAERLEQELSKPGYVPQPIALGVNTDAYQPLEREQRLTRQALEILLRFKHPVHIITKGSLVLRDLDLLVPLAEQKLVSVSVSLTTLDDELKRVMEPRAASPAARLRVLRTLHEAGVPVSVMCAPMIPMINDMELERMLEAARQAGAHSAGYVLLRLPHEVATLFDEWLQEHFPQRAAHVMSLVRQSRGGKDYDSRFGSRMRGEGQFAQLLAQRFQLACKRLGYNRRDQNYGLDCSRFVVPGSQMSLL, encoded by the coding sequence ATGCGCGCTACGTCAACGACACCTCGCGGCCGTGGCACCGCAATCAATCCGGATAACCGCTTTGCCCCGACCCGCAGCGAGGCGTATGACGACGGTTGGGAACAGGACGTGCCGCCGAGCCGCGCCACCGAGGTACGTAGCGAGACGGCGAAGAGTGTGATCACGCGCAACCAGTCGCCGGATGTCGGCTTCGATCGTTCGGTAAATCCTTATCGTGGGTGCGAACACGGCTGTATCTATTGCTTCGCGCGGCCCAGTCACGCTTATTGGGACCTGTCGCCGGGAATCGATTTCGAGACCCGTCTGATTGCCAAGACCAACCTCGCCGAGCGTCTCGAGCAAGAGTTGAGCAAGCCCGGCTACGTGCCGCAGCCCATCGCGCTGGGGGTCAATACCGACGCCTATCAACCATTGGAGCGCGAGCAGCGGCTGACGCGCCAGGCATTGGAAATCCTGCTGCGCTTCAAACATCCGGTGCACATCATCACCAAAGGCTCGCTGGTGCTACGCGACCTCGATCTGCTGGTACCGCTGGCCGAGCAGAAGCTGGTCAGTGTCTCGGTCAGCCTGACCACGCTGGACGACGAGCTCAAGCGCGTCATGGAACCACGCGCCGCCTCGCCCGCGGCACGCCTGCGGGTGTTGCGCACGCTGCACGAGGCCGGCGTGCCGGTGAGTGTGATGTGCGCGCCGATGATTCCGATGATCAACGACATGGAGCTTGAACGAATGCTCGAGGCGGCTCGACAAGCCGGTGCGCATTCGGCCGGCTACGTGCTGCTGCGCCTGCCGCACGAGGTGGCGACGCTGTTCGACGAGTGGTTGCAGGAACATTTCCCTCAGCGTGCCGCCCACGTCATGAGCTTGGTGCGCCAGTCACGCGGCGGCAAGGATTACGACAGCCGTTTCGGCAGCCGCATGCGCGGCGAGGGGCAATTCGCACAACTGCTAGCCCAGCGTTTCCAGCTGGCCTGCAAGCGATTGGGTTACAACCGCCGGGACCAGAACTATGGCCTCGACTGCAGTCGCTTCGTCGTCCCGGGTTCGCAGATGTCGTTGCTCTGA
- a CDS encoding AraC family transcriptional regulator, with translation MSSNGQSTALMARLSELKALPRPVYGQLDSPPNLKLGYRHSHPWVQLSHAVEGVLEVRTDMGRFVAPPLRAVWIPAGIPHQVFCAPDTCIRSLYIDRSVVGDAPEHCRVLQVSPLLRELIRHFSTLPEAYSEDGAEGRLVQVLLDQLGCAPEVELVLPLPTEPRLHRLCKSLQAQPESQEGLADWSRTLGISERTLSRLFLRDTGLTFRAWRQRLRLLSALPALERGERVTDVALGCGYESLSAFIAAFREQFGATPGEFFRSSSSFAAGPVH, from the coding sequence ATGTCTTCAAACGGACAAAGCACGGCGCTGATGGCACGCCTCAGCGAACTCAAAGCGCTGCCGCGCCCGGTGTACGGGCAACTCGATTCGCCGCCGAATCTCAAACTCGGCTACCGCCACAGCCACCCCTGGGTCCAGTTGTCCCATGCGGTAGAAGGCGTGCTCGAAGTGCGCACGGATATGGGCCGTTTCGTTGCTCCGCCATTGCGCGCCGTGTGGATTCCCGCCGGCATCCCGCACCAGGTGTTCTGTGCACCGGACACCTGCATCCGCAGCCTGTATATCGACCGCAGCGTGGTCGGCGATGCGCCGGAACACTGCCGAGTGCTGCAGGTGAGCCCGCTACTGCGCGAGCTGATCCGCCACTTCAGCACGCTTCCTGAGGCCTATTCCGAGGACGGCGCCGAAGGTCGACTGGTACAGGTGCTATTGGACCAGTTGGGTTGCGCCCCGGAAGTCGAACTGGTGCTACCGCTGCCGACCGAGCCGCGTCTGCATAGGCTGTGCAAGAGCCTGCAAGCGCAGCCCGAATCGCAGGAAGGGCTGGCCGACTGGAGCCGCACGCTGGGGATCTCGGAGCGAACCCTGAGCCGCTTGTTCCTGCGCGATACCGGGCTTACCTTCCGTGCCTGGCGCCAGCGCTTGCGGCTGCTCAGCGCGCTGCCGGCGCTGGAGCGCGGCGAGCGGGTCACCGACGTCGCGCTGGGTTGCGGCTATGAGTCCCTGTCCGCCTTCATCGCCGCCTTCCGCGAACAATTTGGCGCAACGCCAGGCGAGTTCTTCCGCTCCAGCAGCAGTTTCGCCGCTGGCCCTGTCCACTAG
- a CDS encoding YheV family putative zinc ribbon protein, whose amino-acid sequence MSDEPKVTTKRFIAGAVCPACSASDSIKMWDVDGVPHRECVECGYADTLNAQGQSVPSELGTRVNQAKPKSPDPQVQAVQFFPNPKLKKKPD is encoded by the coding sequence ATGAGCGACGAGCCGAAGGTAACCACCAAGCGCTTCATCGCCGGTGCCGTGTGCCCGGCGTGCAGCGCCAGCGACAGCATCAAGATGTGGGACGTCGACGGCGTGCCTCACCGCGAATGCGTCGAATGCGGCTACGCCGACACCCTCAACGCTCAAGGCCAGTCGGTGCCGTCCGAGCTGGGTACCCGGGTCAATCAGGCCAAGCCGAAATCGCCTGATCCGCAGGTACAGGCGGTGCAGTTCTTCCCGAACCCGAAGCTGAAGAAAAAACCCGACTGA
- a CDS encoding bile acid:sodium symporter family protein: MAKLRILFDNFTLALLAVMAIATVFPCEGRGAVFFDWLTTLAIGLLFFMHGAKLSREAILAGAGHWRLHLLVFACTFVMFPLLGLALKPALTPLVGTELYLGMLYLCALPATVQSAIAFTSLARGNIPAAICSAAASSLIGIFLTPLLVVLLMGVEGEAGSTLDSIGKIVMQLLVPFIAGQIARRWIGAWVTRNKGWLKSVDQGSILLVIYVAFSGAVVEGLWQLVPLTHLLGLVLACCLLLAIVLWLTQFLAKRLGFNLEDRITIVFAGSKKSLATGVPMAQVLFATSSVGMIILPLMIFHQIQLMVCAVLAQRYARRPELPVEAPAAQ; this comes from the coding sequence ATGGCCAAGCTCCGGATACTGTTCGACAACTTCACGCTCGCCCTGCTCGCCGTGATGGCAATTGCCACGGTATTTCCGTGCGAAGGTCGCGGCGCGGTGTTTTTCGATTGGCTCACCACGTTGGCCATCGGGCTGCTGTTCTTCATGCACGGCGCCAAGTTGTCGCGTGAAGCGATCCTCGCCGGCGCGGGCCATTGGCGGCTGCATCTGCTGGTGTTCGCCTGCACCTTCGTCATGTTTCCGCTGCTGGGGCTGGCGCTCAAGCCGGCGCTGACGCCGCTGGTCGGTACCGAGCTGTACCTGGGCATGCTTTATCTCTGCGCGCTGCCGGCCACGGTGCAGTCGGCCATCGCGTTTACCTCGCTGGCGCGCGGCAACATTCCGGCGGCGATTTGCAGCGCGGCGGCATCGAGCCTGATCGGCATCTTCCTTACGCCGCTGCTAGTGGTGCTGTTGATGGGCGTCGAGGGTGAGGCCGGCTCGACGCTGGACTCCATCGGCAAGATCGTCATGCAGCTGCTGGTGCCTTTCATCGCGGGGCAGATTGCGCGGCGCTGGATTGGCGCCTGGGTGACACGCAACAAGGGCTGGCTGAAGAGCGTTGACCAAGGCTCGATCCTGCTGGTGATCTATGTCGCCTTCAGCGGCGCGGTGGTCGAAGGGCTCTGGCAGCTGGTGCCGCTCACCCATCTGCTGGGCCTGGTGCTGGCCTGCTGCCTGTTGTTGGCGATCGTGCTGTGGCTGACGCAATTTCTCGCCAAGCGGCTGGGCTTCAATCTCGAAGACCGCATCACCATCGTCTTCGCCGGCTCGAAGAAGAGCCTCGCCACCGGTGTCCCCATGGCGCAGGTGCTGTTCGCTACCAGCTCGGTGGGGATGATCATTCTGCCGCTGATGATCTTTCACCAGATACAGTTGATGGTCTGTGCGGTGCTGGCGCAGCGCTATGCGCGCCGCCCCGAACTGCCCGTGGAAGCGCCTGCGGCTCAGTAG
- a CDS encoding gamma carbonic anhydrase family protein has translation MSIRTYQGHTPALGERVFVDPSAVLIGDIEIGDDSSVWPLTVIRGDMHRIRIGKRSSIQDGSVLHITHAGPFNPDGFPLTIGDEVTVGHKVTLHGCTLGSRILVGMGSIVMDGAVVEDEVIIGAGSLVPPGKTLESGYLYVGSPVKQARPLTDKERSFFSYTAGNYVKLKDMHMAEGA, from the coding sequence ATGAGCATCCGAACCTACCAGGGCCACACGCCCGCATTGGGCGAACGGGTCTTCGTCGACCCCAGTGCGGTTCTTATCGGCGACATCGAGATCGGTGACGACAGCTCTGTCTGGCCGCTCACCGTGATCCGCGGCGACATGCACCGCATCCGCATCGGCAAGCGCAGCAGCATTCAGGATGGCAGCGTCCTGCACATCACCCACGCCGGCCCCTTCAACCCGGACGGCTTTCCGCTGACCATCGGCGACGAAGTCACCGTCGGCCACAAGGTCACCCTGCACGGCTGCACCCTGGGCAGCCGCATCCTGGTGGGGATGGGTTCCATCGTGATGGACGGCGCGGTGGTCGAAGACGAAGTGATCATCGGCGCTGGCAGCCTGGTGCCGCCGGGCAAGACGCTCGAAAGCGGCTATCTCTACGTCGGCAGCCCGGTGAAACAAGCCCGGCCGCTGACGGACAAGGAGCGCAGCTTCTTCAGCTACACCGCGGGTAATTACGTGAAGCTGAAGGACATGCATATGGCCGAGGGAGCTTGA
- the prlC gene encoding oligopeptidase A: MTDTNPLLREFDLPPYSEIRPEHVEPAVDTVLGDNRIALQELLSRPAESLDWSTLVVGLDEMNERLSRAWGPVSHLNAVRNNPELRSAYEACLPKLSAYATELGQNADLFAAYQALSLSPEADGFDVAQTTILEHALRDFRLSGIDLPPAEQQRFGAIRMKLAELGSTFSNQLLDATQAWTKHVTDESLLAGITDSSKAQMAEAAKAKELDGWLISLEFPSYYAVMTYADNRALREEVYVAYSTRASDQGPNAGQFDNGPVMEQILDLRQELAQLLGFGNYAELSLATKMADSTDQVLGFLRDLAQRSKPFAQRDLKELRAFAAEQGVSDLQSWDVNYFGEKLRQARYSLSQEELRAYFPVDKVLSGLFAIVKRLYGIEIHELEDFDSWHPDVRLFEIREKGEHVGRFFFDLYARPNKRGGAWMDGARDKRRTCLGTLQTPVANLVCNFTPPVGERPALLTHDEVTTLFHEFGHGLHHLLTQVEHAGASGINGVAWDAVELPSQFMENWCWEPEGLALISGHYQTGERLPQDKLDQMLAAKNFQSGLVMVRQLEFSLFDFELHATHGDGRSVLEVLESIRDEVSVMRPPASNRFPNSFAHIFSGGYAAGYYSYKWAEVLSSDAFSRFEEEGVFNADTGRAFRDAILARGGSQEPMVLFVDFRGREPSTNALLRHLGLSEEVA; this comes from the coding sequence GTGACCGATACCAATCCGCTGCTTCGGGAATTCGACCTGCCGCCTTACTCCGAGATCCGCCCCGAGCATGTCGAGCCGGCGGTGGACACTGTCCTCGGTGACAACCGCATCGCCTTGCAGGAATTGCTCAGCCGTCCGGCCGAGAGCCTCGACTGGAGCACCCTGGTCGTCGGCCTGGACGAGATGAACGAGCGCCTCAGCCGCGCCTGGGGTCCGGTCAGCCATCTCAATGCAGTGCGCAACAACCCGGAGCTGCGCAGCGCCTATGAGGCCTGTCTGCCCAAGCTGTCCGCCTACGCCACCGAACTGGGCCAGAACGCTGACCTGTTCGCCGCCTATCAAGCCCTGTCGCTCAGCCCTGAGGCAGACGGCTTCGATGTTGCGCAGACGACCATTCTCGAGCACGCGCTGCGCGATTTCCGCTTGTCTGGCATCGACTTGCCACCCGCCGAACAGCAGCGTTTCGGCGCGATCCGCATGAAGCTCGCCGAGCTGGGCAGCACCTTTTCCAACCAGTTGCTCGACGCCACCCAGGCCTGGACCAAGCACGTCACCGATGAAAGCCTGCTGGCCGGCATCACCGATTCATCCAAGGCGCAGATGGCCGAGGCCGCCAAGGCCAAGGAGCTGGATGGCTGGCTGATCAGCCTGGAATTCCCCAGTTACTACGCGGTGATGACGTACGCCGACAACCGTGCGCTGCGCGAAGAGGTCTATGTCGCCTATTCCACCCGTGCCTCCGATCAGGGGCCGAATGCCGGCCAGTTCGACAACGGCCCGGTGATGGAGCAGATCCTCGACCTGCGTCAGGAACTGGCCCAACTGCTGGGCTTCGGCAATTACGCCGAGCTTTCCCTGGCCACCAAGATGGCGGATAGCACCGATCAGGTGCTGGGCTTCTTGCGTGATCTGGCCCAGCGCAGCAAGCCGTTCGCCCAGCGCGACCTCAAGGAGCTGCGCGCCTTTGCCGCCGAGCAGGGTGTTAGCGATCTGCAGAGCTGGGACGTCAACTATTTCGGCGAAAAGCTGCGCCAGGCGCGTTACAGCCTGAGCCAGGAAGAACTGCGCGCGTACTTCCCGGTGGACAAGGTGCTGTCCGGCCTGTTCGCGATCGTCAAGCGCCTGTACGGCATCGAAATCCACGAGCTGGAAGACTTCGACAGCTGGCATCCGGACGTTCGCCTGTTCGAAATCCGTGAGAAGGGCGAGCACGTCGGGCGCTTCTTCTTCGACCTCTATGCACGGCCAAACAAGCGCGGTGGTGCCTGGATGGATGGCGCGCGCGACAAGCGCCGTACCTGCCTTGGCACGCTGCAGACGCCGGTGGCCAATTTGGTCTGCAACTTCACCCCGCCGGTGGGTGAGCGCCCGGCGCTGTTGACCCATGATGAAGTCACCACCTTGTTCCACGAGTTCGGCCATGGCCTGCATCACCTGCTGACCCAGGTCGAACATGCTGGCGCGTCGGGCATCAACGGCGTGGCCTGGGATGCGGTGGAGCTGCCCAGCCAGTTCATGGAGAACTGGTGCTGGGAGCCCGAAGGCCTGGCGCTGATCTCCGGCCACTATCAGACCGGCGAACGTCTGCCGCAGGACAAGCTGGACCAGATGTTGGCGGCGAAGAACTTCCAGTCCGGCCTGGTGATGGTGCGTCAGCTGGAATTCTCGCTGTTCGATTTTGAATTGCACGCCACTCACGGCGACGGCCGCAGCGTGCTCGAGGTGCTGGAAAGCATCCGCGATGAAGTGTCGGTGATGCGTCCGCCGGCCAGCAACCGCTTCCCCAACAGCTTCGCGCATATCTTCTCCGGCGGTTACGCGGCCGGTTATTACAGCTACAAGTGGGCCGAGGTGCTGTCCTCCGATGCCTTCTCGCGCTTCGAGGAAGAGGGCGTATTCAACGCCGATACCGGCCGCGCCTTCCGCGATGCGATTCTGGCGCGTGGTGGTTCGCAGGAACCGATGGTGCTGTTCGTCGACTTCCGCGGGCGCGAGCCGTCAACCAACGCACTGCTGCGCCATCTTGGCCTGAGCGAGGAGGTGGCATGA